The genomic window GAGCGCAGCtgataaatgaaaataagaaaaatgttaagagacatgagaaaaacaaaagaaagaggaGAAAGAGAAAGCGCGcaatagagaaagagagagagagagagagagagggctaCCAGGGTTATATGCAGTGCTTATTTTAGCGCAGATATTCGTAGCGCAACCATACTGGCAGAGGTAACTAGGATCCGATTCAGCCAGCATATTTGCGCGTTTGCATTGCTGCTCAGCCTCATTAGCACAATCCTCTTTACTTCTTCCCTCTGAGAGGCATTTGTCAACGACTCGTTCATAGCACTCTTTGTCCTTATCACCACCAGATACAAGACACTTGACTACACATAGTGTACCGCATAAGATAGGATTCCTTCTTCTTATAAGACACATAAAGAAGCATTTGGCATAGCAAAGAGGGGAAAATGCTGCTGCGGACTCAGTCACAAGCATCCCCaacatcaaacaaacaatgagaGCAACCCTAACCCTTGGTccctccattttcttcttttacaaTATTTCTCTCTATCCCCTTTATGATTTATGTTCCAAGGAGATAGGTTTATATAGAGTTGAAGCATACGATTATATACGTAGCatgaaatatgaaataatactTGAATTTAGctattattataaagaaaataatggtCATTATGTTGGCAAAATAAGTAAGGAAAATGTATGAAATTGATTTCTTTGATCTTTGCAATACAACCATTCTCTTCATGtctgtctattttttttttctaaaatgctCTTGTTTTAGTAAATGTGTTTCTAATCATATAACATCGTGTTTATATATAGgaataaagaatgagaattaatattttttctcaattccCGTTCCTCTTTAAATAGAAATGgatatgataattttaattgttaCGTTTGGATGTATTTAAGAATATaagattggaatgattatttggttttattttcattttaaaagaaaaacctttCACACTAGGTGTGAtagaaacaaatttattttaaaactttatattcatgtttgattgttgttcttgagaaataatttttaaaaataaaataagaagtttaataattttaaaaaataatttgaaactcaaaaaatataaataaaaattgattgtaaaaattaatagacataattaatgttttaaattctttaataaatcctctatttttttagaataaattaaaattcaaaaagtgattaattaattataaaattaaataaaaaattaagagattaaataataaaaattagaatatcatTTCCTTAGTTGGGTAGTAAAAGTATGCACgtaataaaatttttgactcatttataccttaaaaaattaaacttttttgcttttaaattaaaaaaaaaatagtattagtaatcattaattttaaattattattatttatttttaataaaataaaccaaTTATGCTTTAATAAgatattaatatccatatttttataataaatttaaatttacaaaactatttttatttttaataagactcaAATTAAAgttagtttatattatataaatgaaatttacaaaaagaaatttacaaaatttaaataaaaatattttaaaaaaaatgttatccaAAAAAGCttttgactttttaaattttgtaaagtgtttttaaaaataaatggcaCCAAAGAATCAAAATATCTCCTACTATGGGATGAATCGAAATCCTACTtaattttctttgcaatcattttttatttcattcccATATTCACTTGAGATATCCAAACATTGGAATGGATGAGAAAATGACAGATATGTTTATTCCCGCTCCCCGTTTCAGCATACTAAACATGACCTAATAGTTTCTTGATAaacctcaatttttatttattagttgtccTACATCATATGTTCCATTGTAAGTCACATCTTATTTccataagttaattattttgaggAGATCATTTTGGCATGTCTCATATTctactttcattttcatttccactccaatttcattttcaattccACTCTTCCTACATTTAATGATAAtttaaacttatattattttattattccaaattactttttatttcattttgcaAAAAAGTACTTTAGTTTTGTATCTAGTTCATTTTCTTAAATGCTTTCACTTTATTTTGCAATAACTTTATCCTTTCtatttccatttccaaatttGCACTTTTCGATCCCTTCGGCTAGTTGAACCCATGTTAGCATCCTTAATGCGACCATAAgagatttttttaagataataatttcaaaGGTAAGAGAACGCAATAAGTTACATGTTTGTTACCAACAAAACACTCCTTTATCATTTCAAGTTACATGTTAGCATctttattataaatttgttgAGTTCCTACTAttgctttatttttcttcttttcttaccTTTTGTGTTTATGAAGTCGGATTCTAGCAAATccaatatcataaattttacGGTTCTATTTGGGCATTATGAATAGAACATAATGTCATTTTGTTAGAAGAATGttctttcaaaattccaaaatataaaccaaatggcattacattccattcataatgcCCAAATGAAACCGTAAAAGCAATTTTATATCTATCTTTTTTATGAAGTTAGATTTGCTAGAATCCCAACTTGATATCAAATTTTGCAattgtttatttaattgttttcttgcagccaatttttatctttttttgtaGATGAGTATTATGTTGATGCAATTTATGCAAGTTATGTGaagatattaataaaatttgtaatgCGCTCATTTATTTATAGGTCATGTAGGATTTGGTCAAAAAAATTTGCTCTTTCATTTTGTTGGCCATGGAGACATTATCATATAGTCAAATATTTAAACCCAAATGTTCTACACACTAACACAAATCACTCGAATGAACCACCGATGTGAGTACATGAACAATAAGGAACAAGTTACATGTTTGCAACCGATCAAACACCCACATATGATTATTTCAAGATATGAACAAACATGAATAATAACTAACTTTATTCACAAAGCCTAAACACAGGCATACATgaccattgaaaatatatttgtacCATAAATTACTTTATTAGCCTAAAGATGAGTTATCTAAGTGGCTAAGGAGACTAACGAGTCTTACCGCACATCGTCGAGCAATTTTCCACTCATTCAGTGCTTGGCGCACATCATCCCGCAATCGTCCACGCATGCAGATACTTTGGCCGCAGCTGATaaattcagaaaagaaaaatgttgagtgacataataaatagaaagagaaggagaaagagaaagcGAGCGATAGAAAAAGAGAGAGGGGCTACCAGGGTTTTCTGAAGTGCTGATTTTAGTGCACATATTGGTAGTGCAACCATGCTGGCAGAGGTAGCTGGGACTCGATTCGGCCAGCGTGCTTTTGTTTTTGCATCGCTTCTCAACTGCATTAGAACAGTCCTCTTTACTTCTTCCTCTTGACATACATTTTTCAACACCTTCTTTAAAGCAGTTGCTTTAAAACGAGGTCTAACGCACTTAGCTAAACATCTTGCAGCGCATACGGAAGGCTTCCTTTTTCTTGTATTACAGAGGAGAAAGCATTTGCCATGGCAAGCAAAGGAAAATGCTGCTGCGGACTCCATCACAAGCATCGCCAATATCAAACCAGCAATGAATGCAACCCTAGCTCTTTGTCCCTCCATGTTCGATCTCCTTTGTAAAGAGGGTTTTAAAGTTGACaggatttctttctttctatccCCCTCCCGTTATGATTTATGTCCCATGGAGATAGGTTTATATAGAGTTGCAGCAACTCCCCTTCCATGGAATATGAAATAGTACTCGAATTTACTTCAttgtgaataaaataaaaaataataataattttctataatataataCTTATCATATAAAAAGTTTGGGCTtaccttatattttttaaatggtttttaaaagttattatctTTTCAAGGTAAGTTccaaaatattcttatatttacataaaagttactattattttttcaaaaaaaaatatatctaaactATTCCTTAGTTATTCCCTTTGAAACGTAGCAAAGatgacaaaaaatatttatgctCACAGAAACTCATCAAATATCGACATCGTATAAAGTAAATATTCATATTACATTTAGGTCATGTTTAGTACATGAGAATGGAGAAtagcttaaaaaaataattatgaatttgTGTGGAcgttaatattcatatttttataatatttataaaaaatataatttatgatttcattgtaatattactattcatattttattaaaaactatttattttaaatttaattataattataaaattatttttacttttagtaaaacttgaattaaatttagtttatatgACAGACattgattttacaatttttttataaaataaaaaaaattaaaaataacttatccaaacaagtttttggttttttattttttttgaagttattttaaaaacaattcggaggaaatcaaaatactttatattagagatgaatcaaatattgaatcattttttatttcattctcatCCTTGCTTGAGTTATCCAAACTTGAgaatgaataagaaaataaatgagacGTCCATTCATACTACTCATTCCAACGTATCAAACATGGTCCTACTGTACTATCAATTCAATAAATAATGAatgtatatatttaattttgttattgtACTTGTTTATTTTGCatcattgatttaa from Vitis vinifera cultivar Pinot Noir 40024 chromosome 9, ASM3070453v1 includes these protein-coding regions:
- the LOC104880244 gene encoding thionin-like protein 2; its protein translation is MEGPRVRVALIVCLMLGMLVTESAAAFSPLCYAKCFFMCLIRRRNPILCGTLCVVKCLVSGGDKDKECYERVVDKCLSEGRSKEDCANEAEQQCKRANMLAESDPSYLCQYGCATNICAKISTAYNPAALKVSKCVDNCGTMCAKI